Proteins from a genomic interval of Mesobacillus sp. S13:
- a CDS encoding FAD-dependent oxidoreductase — MLDVLIIGGGISGGSAAIYTAQGELSTAVIDSGKSQIKQVSKLFNYPGVKEITGSEFLENMKEQALASGAEWYEGTVESIDQNEDGYSVIMTDGKELAAKYVVIATNLQTSLLEKLGFELAVNEKVPSGKIKRVLGMNQDGTTKLPNLYITSLLAGLSSQSVIAAGHGASIGISIVSKETGNTYMWHDK, encoded by the coding sequence ATGCTGGATGTACTAATAATTGGAGGCGGGATTTCAGGTGGATCAGCTGCTATATACACTGCCCAGGGCGAGTTGTCGACGGCAGTCATTGATTCCGGGAAATCCCAAATCAAACAGGTTTCAAAGTTATTTAATTATCCTGGAGTAAAAGAAATTACCGGTTCAGAATTCCTGGAGAACATGAAGGAACAAGCACTTGCTTCAGGGGCTGAATGGTACGAGGGTACAGTAGAATCTATCGACCAAAATGAGGACGGCTATTCAGTCATTATGACAGATGGAAAAGAATTGGCTGCAAAGTATGTGGTTATTGCCACGAACCTTCAAACTTCATTGCTAGAAAAGCTTGGCTTTGAGTTAGCGGTAAATGAAAAGGTACCTAGCGGGAAGATTAAAAGGGTTTTGGGAATGAATCAAGATGGAACCACGAAACTCCCAAATCTTTATATCACCAGCTTGTTAGCGGGTCTTTCAAGTCAATCTGTCATTGCCGCAGGTCATGGCGCTTCAATCGGCATTTCGATTGTGTCAAAGGAAACAGGAAATACTTATATGTGGCATGATAAGTAA
- a CDS encoding MBL fold metallo-hydrolase has product MGMQAITAEKLNDWVVNKKEFFIFDVRNVKDFEDWKVEGENIDYLNIPYFDLIDGVDEVVDQLPKDKDIVVICAKEGSSVMVAEMLSDAGFDVSYLSGGMKSWSEYLYPVEVYKDEKIKVLQFIRVGKGCLSYMVLSENEALVVDPSRFTNRYTDIAKSENVKITHIVDSHLHADHLSGGKELAEVTGAKYYLMKSEGAVFDFEVLEQHDKIEFENITLEVLAVKTPGHTPGSVSFFVNKKLLFSGDTIFVNGLGRPDLGGKAAEWAKDLYDTVYSKVSQIADDVIVLPGHYAAFDDEVNAEGFIGSQLGLIRKQNEIMAGKTIEEFVDHVAQSASSETPPNFEDIVAINRGVKEVTAEEAMELEIGPNRCAVHHTH; this is encoded by the coding sequence ATGGGTATGCAAGCTATTACTGCTGAAAAATTAAATGATTGGGTTGTAAACAAAAAAGAGTTTTTTATTTTTGACGTAAGGAATGTAAAGGATTTTGAAGACTGGAAGGTTGAAGGGGAAAATATTGACTATCTGAACATCCCTTATTTTGATTTGATTGATGGTGTGGATGAAGTGGTTGATCAGCTTCCTAAGGATAAAGACATCGTGGTGATTTGTGCCAAGGAAGGATCTTCGGTAATGGTTGCCGAAATGCTTTCTGATGCTGGATTTGACGTGTCTTATCTTTCTGGCGGAATGAAATCGTGGAGTGAATACCTATATCCTGTAGAGGTTTACAAGGATGAAAAAATCAAAGTCCTTCAATTCATCCGCGTTGGCAAAGGCTGCCTTTCTTACATGGTTCTATCTGAAAACGAGGCGCTAGTTGTGGATCCATCCAGGTTCACGAACCGTTATACTGACATTGCTAAAAGCGAAAATGTCAAAATCACGCACATCGTGGATTCTCACCTTCATGCTGATCACCTTTCCGGCGGCAAGGAACTGGCGGAAGTCACAGGCGCGAAGTATTACCTAATGAAGAGTGAAGGAGCAGTATTTGACTTTGAAGTTCTGGAGCAGCATGATAAAATTGAATTTGAGAACATTACTCTTGAAGTTTTGGCTGTAAAGACACCAGGTCATACCCCTGGAAGTGTTTCTTTCTTTGTGAACAAAAAACTTCTTTTCTCAGGCGATACTATTTTTGTGAATGGTCTTGGCCGTCCTGACCTTGGCGGAAAGGCTGCTGAGTGGGCAAAAGACCTGTATGATACAGTTTATAGCAAAGTTTCGCAAATCGCGGATGACGTTATTGTGTTGCCAGGACACTATGCTGCCTTTGATGACGAAGTGAACGCGGAAGGTTTCATTGGAAGCCAGTTAGGTTTGATCCGTAAGCAAAACGAAATCATGGCTGGCAAAACCATTGAAGAGTTTGTCGACCATGTAGCACAATCCGCATCAAGTGAGACACCACCAAACTTTGAAGATATCGTTGCGATCAACCGCGGCGTAAAAGAAGTGACTGCAGAAGAAGCAATGGAGCTGGAAATCGGTCCTAACCGCTGCGCTGTACATCACACACATTAA
- the sda gene encoding sporulation histidine kinase inhibitor Sda, whose translation MKIMSNEQLVVSYRDALKSENDKEWAKILKTEISKRGLKPFKNR comes from the coding sequence ATGAAAATTATGAGCAATGAACAGTTGGTGGTCTCGTATCGTGATGCATTAAAGTCGGAAAATGATAAAGAATGGGCAAAAATACTTAAAACAGAAATCTCCAAAAGAGGACTAAAACCATTTAAGAACCGGTAA
- a CDS encoding nuclease-related domain-containing protein, whose amino-acid sequence MLLKARTEPMELIALRNLNKRMELSSQDKFQLWTMEKGFTGEVLFDRMTENLAEERYIIDDLLLKVNNSYFQLDKVIIAQDVVYLIDIKYHEGDYYLEGDKLYSVQKGREYKNPVIQLTRSETLFRQLLQNLKMNHLVRATVVFNNPEFTLYQAPMDQPIILPTQINRFLLGLNNTPSKLDESHKKLAQTLLSLHQVKNPFSNLPVYKYEQLEKGMHCRACGSLNTEIDQFDLVCGKCGTHERIEKAVVRHIEEIKVLFPEKKITTQTVYEWCNGKVSRRTFLRVLKKNYVLVGKTSDSYFE is encoded by the coding sequence ATGCTACTAAAAGCACGCACGGAGCCAATGGAATTAATCGCATTACGGAATTTAAACAAAAGAATGGAATTGTCTTCGCAGGATAAATTCCAGCTATGGACTATGGAAAAGGGTTTTACCGGTGAAGTACTCTTCGACCGAATGACCGAAAACCTCGCGGAAGAAAGGTATATTATCGACGATCTCCTTCTTAAAGTGAATAATTCTTATTTCCAGCTGGATAAAGTGATCATTGCCCAAGATGTAGTTTATCTTATCGATATAAAATATCACGAAGGCGATTACTATCTCGAGGGGGACAAATTATATTCAGTCCAAAAAGGAAGAGAGTACAAAAACCCCGTCATTCAGTTGACACGAAGTGAAACCCTGTTCCGGCAGCTGCTGCAAAACCTTAAGATGAATCACCTAGTCCGCGCCACCGTCGTCTTCAACAACCCTGAATTCACCCTCTACCAGGCCCCCATGGATCAACCTATCATTTTACCAACACAAATTAATCGGTTCCTATTAGGTTTAAATAACACTCCCTCCAAATTGGATGAAAGCCACAAAAAACTCGCCCAAACATTGCTTTCACTGCACCAGGTTAAAAATCCATTTTCCAATCTGCCTGTCTACAAGTATGAACAACTGGAAAAAGGGATGCATTGCCGGGCATGTGGGTCCTTGAATACCGAAATTGATCAATTCGACCTCGTTTGCGGAAAATGCGGCACACACGAAAGAATCGAAAAAGCAGTCGTGCGGCACATAGAGGAAATCAAAGTGCTGTTTCCAGAAAAGAAGATCACCACGCAAACCGTTTATGAGTGGTGTAATGGGAAGGTTAGTAGGAGGACATTTTTGAGGGTGTTGAAGAAGAATTATGTTTTAGTTGGAAAAACTAGCGATAGTTATTTTGAGTAA
- the odhB gene encoding 2-oxoglutarate dehydrogenase complex dihydrolipoyllysine-residue succinyltransferase, whose amino-acid sequence MAEIKVPELAESITEGTIAQWLKKKGDQVAKGEYVVELETDKVNVEIISDYDGVLTELLAEEGDTVKVGEAIAIVGDQQGGANAGNDFAEANAGREAESPDETAGGSGSAGAAETSASDEPTAAEGGADRIIASPAARKLAREKGIDLNKVISQDPLGRVRKQDVESYTPETQKPAGEKTTQKPAAEKTAAPKAAPDGNSKDDGRVERIKMSRRRQTIANRLVEVQQTAAMLTTFNEVDMTAVMELRKKWKDRFYEENDVRLGFMSFFTKAVVAALKKTPYLNAEIQGDEIVLKKFYDIGVAVAADEGLVVPVIRDADRKNFAEIENDINKLAEKARTNKLSLKDLQGGSFTITNGGVFGSLLSTPIINGPQVGILGMHTIQLRPVAIDKERMENRPMMYIALSYDHRIVDGKEAVTFLKRIKELMEDPESLLLQG is encoded by the coding sequence ATGGCAGAGATTAAAGTTCCTGAATTGGCCGAATCAATCACAGAAGGAACGATCGCCCAGTGGCTGAAAAAAAAGGGTGATCAAGTGGCGAAAGGCGAATATGTCGTTGAACTGGAGACAGATAAAGTAAATGTTGAAATCATCTCGGACTATGATGGAGTTCTCACGGAGCTACTCGCAGAAGAAGGAGATACAGTGAAGGTAGGGGAAGCCATCGCAATAGTTGGCGATCAACAAGGTGGAGCTAATGCAGGGAACGATTTTGCAGAAGCTAACGCAGGTAGAGAAGCCGAGTCGCCAGATGAGACTGCAGGAGGTTCTGGAAGCGCTGGAGCCGCTGAAACCAGCGCATCTGATGAGCCGACTGCTGCTGAGGGAGGAGCGGATCGAATCATTGCGTCACCTGCTGCAAGAAAGCTGGCCAGGGAAAAAGGCATCGACTTGAACAAGGTAATCTCTCAGGATCCGCTTGGCCGAGTCCGAAAACAGGATGTGGAGTCATATACTCCAGAAACTCAAAAGCCAGCCGGTGAGAAAACAACTCAAAAACCTGCTGCTGAAAAAACGGCTGCGCCAAAGGCTGCTCCTGATGGAAACTCAAAGGATGACGGCCGGGTGGAGCGTATCAAAATGTCACGCAGACGTCAGACGATTGCCAACAGGCTGGTTGAAGTCCAACAGACAGCGGCGATGCTTACGACTTTCAATGAAGTCGATATGACAGCCGTTATGGAATTAAGGAAAAAATGGAAAGATCGTTTCTATGAAGAGAATGATGTTCGTTTAGGCTTTATGTCCTTCTTCACAAAAGCGGTTGTAGCAGCATTGAAGAAAACTCCTTACCTGAATGCTGAAATCCAGGGAGACGAAATTGTGCTCAAGAAGTTTTATGACATTGGAGTCGCTGTCGCTGCGGATGAAGGACTTGTAGTTCCAGTTATCAGGGATGCAGACAGAAAAAACTTCGCCGAAATTGAAAATGACATAAACAAATTGGCTGAAAAGGCCCGCACCAACAAACTATCCTTGAAGGATCTTCAAGGAGGCAGTTTCACAATCACAAACGGAGGAGTCTTTGGATCATTGCTATCAACACCAATCATCAATGGTCCACAGGTGGGTATCCTGGGTATGCACACCATTCAGCTGCGCCCCGTAGCAATTGATAAAGAACGAATGGAAAACAGACCGATGATGTATATCGCATTATCCTACGACCACAGAATTGTCGACGGAAAAGAAGCCGTTACCTTCCTCAAACGAATCAAAGAATTGATGGAAGACCCAGAATCACTGTTGTTACAGGGATAA
- the sucA gene encoding 2-oxoglutarate dehydrogenase E1 component: MAKWPGFHGPNQGYVEELYEMFLQDPDSVDADIREYFEQNSNLQTNESEIRNGSEAAAGKPAGSPAKIAAALRYADYIRSYGHLSANIYPLQGGSKDPQLEDYEKWGLTDADLTDIPVDLVCPSAPSSIRNGKEAFQFLKKVYSDTIAYEFEHVNEMAEKEWLRQKVETGELIPKMDKKRKISLYERLTEVENFEKYLHRTFVGQKRFSIEGLDSMVPLLDEVISGAVNNGVETINIGMAHRGRLNVLAHVLGKPYEMIFAEFQHAPNKELVPSEGSIGINFGWTGDVKYHLGLDRKIKSDTTANARLTLANNPSHLEFAGAVVEGFTRAAQDDRNEPGYAKYDPVKAMAILIHGDAAFPGQGIVAETLNLSRLHGYKTGGTIHVIANNTIGFTTESMDSRSTRYASDLAKGYEIPIIHVNADDPEACLMAARLAFEYRKTFGKDFLIDLIGYRRFGHNEMDEPMTTNPEMYVLVHKHPTVKKIYGNMLVDQGSMSEETRTQIEERVSNRLTEAYEKVPNKEKEVKNEPEIPEVVEMGIPQIETGVPIDVLRKINSDLLEWPEGFNVFNKLEKILKRRKDAFSDNGKIDWGLAETLAYASIIMDGTPVRLTGQDSERGTFAQRNLVLHDSETGKQFSPLHVLPEAKASFSIHNSPLSEAAVVGFEYGYNVFAPETLVLWEAQYGDFANAAQVLFDQFVAAGRAKWGQKSGLVMLLPHGYEGQGPEHSSGRVERFLTLAAENNWTVANLSSAAQYFHILRRQAAILKQEAVRPLVLMTPKSLLRNPTVAADPQQLAEGSFKPIIEQPGLGGQPEKVERVVLCTGKVSIDIAEKIQPEEHGWLHVLRIEEIYPFPLERLKEMLGRYPNLKEIVWVQEEPKNMGAWTFVEPRINEAAPNGLESSYIGRRRRSSPAEGDPNIHKLEQARIVNDALTRTNGGGNGNGRD, encoded by the coding sequence ATGGCAAAATGGCCAGGATTTCATGGGCCAAATCAGGGGTATGTCGAAGAGTTATATGAGATGTTCCTTCAAGATCCAGATTCCGTTGATGCTGACATCAGGGAGTATTTTGAACAGAACTCCAATCTTCAAACTAACGAATCTGAAATTAGGAATGGATCAGAAGCAGCTGCAGGTAAACCAGCAGGATCTCCTGCGAAAATCGCAGCTGCATTAAGATATGCGGACTATATTCGGTCCTACGGCCATTTATCTGCAAATATTTATCCATTGCAAGGTGGAAGCAAGGATCCTCAGCTTGAGGACTATGAGAAATGGGGATTGACTGACGCCGATTTGACGGATATTCCGGTCGACCTCGTATGCCCAAGCGCCCCTTCTTCTATAAGGAATGGAAAAGAGGCTTTTCAATTTCTAAAAAAGGTCTACTCAGATACGATTGCATATGAATTTGAACACGTAAATGAAATGGCTGAAAAAGAGTGGCTAAGGCAAAAGGTTGAGACAGGTGAATTGATCCCTAAAATGGATAAAAAAAGAAAGATCAGCTTGTATGAACGTCTTACAGAGGTCGAGAACTTTGAAAAATACCTGCACAGAACTTTTGTCGGGCAAAAAAGGTTTTCAATCGAGGGCTTAGATTCCATGGTTCCGCTTCTTGATGAAGTCATCTCTGGTGCAGTGAATAATGGTGTTGAAACGATTAACATTGGAATGGCCCACAGGGGGAGGCTCAATGTCCTTGCCCATGTTCTAGGCAAACCGTATGAAATGATCTTTGCTGAATTCCAGCATGCACCAAACAAAGAACTTGTACCTTCAGAAGGTTCAATCGGCATTAACTTCGGCTGGACGGGCGATGTGAAATATCACCTTGGACTTGACCGGAAAATCAAGTCGGATACTACTGCCAATGCGAGACTGACACTGGCTAATAACCCTAGCCACCTCGAATTTGCCGGTGCAGTGGTTGAAGGATTCACCCGTGCTGCCCAGGATGACAGGAATGAACCAGGATATGCGAAATATGATCCGGTTAAAGCGATGGCTATCCTGATCCATGGTGATGCTGCATTCCCGGGGCAGGGTATCGTAGCTGAAACGTTAAATTTGAGTCGTCTACATGGATATAAAACAGGTGGAACGATCCATGTCATCGCAAACAACACAATCGGCTTCACAACTGAATCAATGGATTCACGGTCCACTCGTTATGCCAGTGACCTGGCGAAAGGATATGAAATTCCGATTATCCATGTCAATGCCGATGACCCAGAGGCATGCTTGATGGCTGCTAGGCTCGCGTTTGAGTACAGAAAGACCTTCGGTAAGGATTTCTTGATTGACCTTATTGGGTACCGACGTTTTGGCCATAACGAAATGGATGAACCAATGACAACGAATCCAGAAATGTATGTGCTGGTCCACAAACATCCGACTGTGAAGAAAATCTATGGAAATATGCTTGTAGACCAAGGTTCTATGTCAGAAGAGACACGGACTCAGATTGAGGAAAGAGTCTCAAACAGACTGACAGAGGCCTACGAAAAGGTCCCAAATAAGGAAAAAGAAGTTAAGAACGAACCTGAAATACCGGAAGTAGTGGAAATGGGAATTCCGCAAATCGAAACTGGGGTGCCAATCGATGTATTAAGGAAAATAAATAGTGATCTACTTGAATGGCCAGAAGGGTTCAATGTCTTCAATAAGCTCGAAAAAATCCTAAAAAGGAGAAAGGATGCATTTTCTGATAACGGCAAAATCGACTGGGGACTGGCTGAAACTTTAGCATATGCTTCCATAATAATGGATGGCACGCCGGTCAGACTGACTGGACAGGATTCTGAGAGAGGAACCTTCGCCCAAAGAAACCTGGTACTACATGACAGTGAAACCGGTAAGCAATTTTCACCTCTCCATGTGTTGCCTGAGGCGAAAGCATCATTCTCGATTCATAACAGCCCGCTTTCTGAAGCTGCGGTAGTAGGCTTTGAATATGGGTACAATGTGTTCGCCCCAGAGACCTTAGTCCTTTGGGAAGCACAGTATGGTGATTTCGCGAACGCTGCCCAGGTTTTGTTCGATCAATTTGTAGCGGCTGGGAGAGCGAAGTGGGGACAAAAATCAGGTCTCGTCATGCTTTTGCCTCACGGGTACGAAGGACAGGGACCAGAACATTCTAGCGGAAGAGTGGAAAGATTTTTAACGCTCGCAGCCGAAAATAACTGGACAGTAGCAAACCTTTCTTCTGCGGCGCAATATTTCCATATCCTAAGAAGACAGGCGGCGATTTTAAAACAGGAAGCTGTACGACCGCTCGTGTTGATGACACCTAAGAGCCTACTGAGAAATCCTACGGTTGCTGCGGATCCACAGCAATTGGCAGAAGGCAGCTTCAAGCCGATCATTGAGCAGCCAGGACTTGGAGGCCAGCCGGAAAAAGTGGAACGCGTAGTACTTTGCACCGGAAAAGTGAGCATAGATATCGCTGAAAAAATTCAACCAGAAGAGCATGGATGGCTGCATGTATTGAGAATCGAGGAAATCTATCCATTCCCGCTTGAACGATTAAAAGAGATGTTAGGTCGTTATCCTAATCTAAAAGAAATCGTCTGGGTCCAGGAAGAACCAAAGAATATGGGTGCATGGACATTTGTTGAGCCGAGAATCAATGAAGCAGCACCGAATGGGCTGGAATCTTCCTATATTGGCAGAAGAAGACGTTCAAGCCCTGCAGAGGGAGATCCAAACATCCACAAGTTGGAGCAGGCAAGAATCGTAAATGATGCACTGACAAGGACAAATGGAGGAGGAAATGGAAATGGCAGAGATTAA